The Burkholderiales bacterium genomic sequence GATGCCGCGCTGCGCGATCTCAGGCAGCAGCAGGTCATGCTGCGAGAAGCGCGCATCCGCTACCAGAAATCCGGCGATGAAAAGGAAATCATCGTCCGCTACCTCGGCGATTACCGGCGCTTGCAACAGCACGGATTGGTCGGATCGGAACAGCGCATCAACTGGCTGGATGGCTTGCGGCTGTCTAATCAGCAGGCGGAGCTTTTCGGCGTGGAATACCAGATCAGCTCGCAGCAACCCTATGCCCAGGCGCAGGAATTCGACCCCGGCAACGTGGCGATTCTGCAATCGCTGATGAAGCTCAATTTCCGCCTGCTGCACGAAGGCGACCTGATGCGCTTCTTCGACATTCTCAGCGCCAAGGGCATCGGCCTGTTTCATCTCAACCAGTGCAAGCTGGAGCGTCTGGACAATAACGTCACCAGCATCCGCTTCCAGCCCAACCTGCGCGCCCAGTGCGAACTCACATGGTTTACCCTGAACCCACCTGAATCCAGGGGCGCCAAACCATGAAGTGGGTCGCGATACTCCTCCTGATGCTGCCGCTCGCGGGCGCATCCGCCGAGCCGATGGGACGGCTGTTTTTCACCCCCGCACAACGCGAGACGCTGGACAACGCCCGAAGACAGAATATCAAGATTGATGTGGAAACCGAAGCCCCGACGCTGGAAAGCATCAGCGTCAACGGCGTGGTGAAACGCAGCGACGGCGAGTCCATCATCTGGATCAACAACCGGCCGATAAGAGACCGGCGTGCACCAGGCGGCATCAAAATCATGCCGCGCGGCGCCGACAACGCCAGCGTCAGTCTGCAATTGCCGCAATCGGGACGCTACGTGGACCTCAAGGTCGGGCAAAACCTCGACGCGGTGAGCGGCCGGGTCTTCGAAAACTTCCAGAGCCCCGCGCCGCTTGCCGTAACCGAGAAAAAAGGTACAGCCGCGGAAAAACCGCAGCCGGGTCCCGCAGAGCAGCCGGCCGCTCCGACAGAAAAACCCAAATCCAGAATTTCCAGCAAAGCGGATGACGAGGCGGTTCGGGAGCCGCCCGCCCCAGACAATGAAAAACCGGCAATTCCCTCTCCACCGCAGCCCCCCACCACAGTTCAATACTGACGGCGCTCCCATGCAGCGGTACGGCAACGGACTACACACGTTTTTCAGGGAAAGGGGACAGGGGCTGTTCGTATTGCTCGCGCTGCTTTTGATTGTCAGCGCGGGCCTGATATTCAGCTTGGCGCAACCCACCCCGCTGAACATCGCGAACGATAAGCAAACTACGGCAGCGCTGGCGCAGGCCAAGGACGGGTTGATCGCGCGCGCCGTGATCGACGGCAACCGTCCCGGTTCCCTGCCTTGCCCGGATACCGACGATGACGGCGTAGCGGAATTGTTCTCCGGTTCGAACTGCCCCAGTTATATCGGCCGGCTGCCGTGGAAGACCCTGGGGCTGCCGGACCTGCGCGACGGGAGCGGGGAGCGGCTGTGGTACATGCTTTCCACCCGCTTTCGCGACCATTCTGCGGCGGAACCGATTAACAGCGACACCAAGGGCAACATCACGGTTTACTCGGGCAGTTCTTCCACGGTGATGACAGCCGAGGCGGTGGCGGTGATTTTCGCGTCGGGCGCAGTCCTCGGGACACAGAACCGGGACCCGTCAACCAGCGCGCTCTGTCCTACGACGAGTACCACCATCGCACGCAACCTGTGCGCCGCGAACTACCTGGACAGCACAGGGGGCGTCAACAACGCCACGACCAGCGGGCCGTTCATCTCGGCGCAGCGCTCGAACAGTTTCAACGACCGCTTGCTGGTTCTCACCACGTCTGAACTGATTCCGCCCGTGGAGATGCGTGTCGCGCGCGAGTTGCGGACGATCCTGCAGAACTACAAGGCCGTGAGCGCGTGCGCCTGCTACCCGTGGGCCGATTTCAGCGACGGCTACTCCGATGCACCCCCTTACCAACTCGGCGGGCTCAACCGCGGCCGCGTTCCGGCACTGGGCGCCTCTCCAGAGAACTGGGGCACTGGCGCGATTCCCCCGCTTCCCCCCTGGTTTCTCAACAACAACTGGAGATGGGTCATCTACTACTCCGCGGGGCGCAACTTCCTGCAAGGGGGTGGGGCCACCTGCACCTCGTGCGTGAATACGACACTCAGCGTGGACGGTGTCGCGGGCAAGGAGATCGTGATCCTGACGCCCGGGCCCGCAGGCGCCTCCCGGCCCCTTGGTCCGCCGTGGAGCTCGACTTACTGGCAGTCTTATCTCGAAGACGCCCAGAACAACGACGACAGCAATGACCTTTATGTCACTCCGTCGTCAACCGCGTACACCCGTGACCGCATATACACGATCCCCTGAACGCGCCGCCGGCTTTACCCTCATCGAACTGGCGGTCGTGCTGTTCATCCTCACTCTCTTATTGAGCAGCCTGCTGGTTCCGCTTGGCACGCAGATTAATCAAAGCAACATCAACACGACGCAAAAAAGTCTCGATGACGTCAAGGAAGCCCTGATCGGGTTCGCGCTGGCAAACGGGTATTTACCGTGCCCTGACAAGACTTCCGGACCCACGACCGGCCCGAACGACACGCCGAACGACGGCGCCGAAGATGTGGCTGGCGGCTTATGCGTGACGCAGGAAGGCAACGTGCCTTGGTCGACGCTAGGGGTAGGAAGCGCGGACGTCTGGGGCAACCGCCTGCGCTATCGGGTAGTACCTGCATTCGCGCAGCGCCCACCCG encodes the following:
- a CDS encoding prepilin-type N-terminal cleavage/methylation domain-containing protein, which produces MTAYTRSPERAAGFTLIELAVVLFILTLLLSSLLVPLGTQINQSNINTTQKSLDDVKEALIGFALANGYLPCPDKTSGPTTGPNDTPNDGAEDVAGGLCVTQEGNVPWSTLGVGSADVWGNRLRYRVVPAFAQRPPGATFSLSSSANLRLCTTAACTTTLTSSAPNGAPAVILSHGKNGLGAINSVTGAANPAPSSADELENTNSDTTFVSRAATDIGAGAGEFDDIVAWLSTNILLNRMVAAGKLP